A single genomic interval of Bacteroidota bacterium harbors:
- a CDS encoding polyprenol monophosphomannose synthase — translation MSDKLVIIPTYNEIENVETMIHKVFSLPRDFHILIVDDGGPDGTAEKVIELQKEYPGKLHLMQRKGKQGLGTAYIAGFKWALEINYEFIFEMDCDFSHNPEDLVRLHEACSNGADIAVGSRYKTGINVVNWPIGRVLMSYYASAYVRWITGLQVRDTTAGFVCYRAEVLRTIELDKIKFKGYAFQIEMKFTAWKIGFKLEEVSIIFYDRTLGQSKMSSGIFKEAFFGVLDMKIRSWFRKFPKRP, via the coding sequence TTGTCCGATAAGTTAGTTATCATACCGACCTATAATGAAATAGAAAATGTGGAAACCATGATCCACAAAGTGTTTTCTTTGCCTAGAGATTTCCACATATTAATAGTGGATGATGGCGGCCCTGATGGGACTGCAGAAAAAGTAATCGAATTACAAAAGGAATATCCAGGAAAATTGCATTTGATGCAACGAAAGGGCAAACAGGGCTTGGGTACTGCATATATAGCTGGGTTTAAATGGGCCCTAGAAATAAATTATGAATTTATATTTGAGATGGACTGCGATTTTAGTCACAATCCCGAAGACTTGGTACGCTTGCACGAAGCCTGTTCGAATGGTGCTGATATAGCCGTGGGTTCTCGCTACAAAACTGGCATTAATGTGGTGAACTGGCCAATAGGCCGTGTGTTGATGAGCTATTATGCATCAGCTTATGTGCGTTGGATAACGGGATTGCAGGTGCGTGATACCACAGCAGGATTTGTGTGCTATCGTGCAGAGGTTTTGCGAACTATTGAATTAGATAAAATCAAATTTAAAGGTTATGCTTTCCAAATAGAAATGAAATTTACTGCTTGGAAAATTGGTTTTAAGTTGGAAGAAGTTTCTATCATATTTTATGACCGCACTTTAGGTCAAAGCAAAATGAGTTCTGGTATTTTCAAAGAAGCTTTCTTCGGAGTACTGGATATGAAAATAAGAAGTTGGTTTAGGAAGTTTCCGAAGAGACCTTAA